The Inediibacterium massiliense genome includes the window TTTCTTTCACTGCTTGTATCCCATCCACTTCTGGCATAGTAATATCCATAATCACCAACTCAGGATCTAATTCTTTATATTTTTCAATGGCTTTTGCACCATTTTCCGCCTCTCCTACCACATCAAATCCATACTTGATTAATACATCTTTAACCATCATTCGCATAAATGCAGCATCGTCCACTACTAAAATTCCCTTTGACATCTTTATTCCTCCTTTTTATTTAAGCTTGTTTATTCTTTTTGTAGGATGTACCATATCTGTAATTCGGACTCCATAGTTTTCATCAATAACCACAACTTCTCCTTTAGCCATAAATTGACCATTTACCAATATATCTAAAGGTTCTCCTACTAACTTGTCTAATTCTATCACAGTTCCTTGTGCAAAAGACAAAATTTCACTAATTTTCCTAGAAGTTCTTCCTAATTCTACAGTAATTTCTAAAGGTACATCTCTAATCAAACTAATATTTTCTTTTTCTGTACTGCTAAAGCCTTCATCAAAAGATGGAAACTGCGCAGGTTGAACATTAACTGGTTCCCTTCTATTCATATTGGTTTGCTGAGGTGCTTGATTGTAATGAGCTCCTATCTCTTGTTCTTGTGTTGGCATATTATATTGTGGTTGTGTAGATGTAGTAGATAAATTTTGCTCATAAGAAGAATTTGTATTATTTTGCTCATAATTTTCAAAATTTGTAGAAGTCCCACTTAATAAATTATGCACCAATTCCCTCGCAAAATCAATAGGGATAATCTGCATGATTTCACTATCAATAATATCTCCTACTACCATTCTAAAAGCAACTTTTACAATTCTATCACTATGATTGATAGATTCAAAATGTTGTGCTCCTGATGAAAAATTTACAGACAATGCCTTAGGAGGATGAATATCTATTTTACTATGAAACATTTCTGATAAAGAAGTGGAGGCTGAACCTACCATTTGATTCATAGCTTCTCCTATAGCACTTAAATGAAGTTCTGTTAAATCTCCTGTTACATTTGTTCCACTTCCACCCATCATTAAATCTGTAATAATTTTTACATCATCTTCTTGTAGTACTAAAAGATTTGTTCCTTCTATTCCTTCTTTATATCTAACCTCTACAACAACAAATGGAAGAGGATACTGCTGTGCTAATTCATCCATTGTAAGCACTGAAACCTTTGGTGTTGTAATGGTAACTTTCTGCCCTAATAAAGTAAACAAAGTAGTTGCTGAAGTCCCCATACTAATATTTCCAATTTCACCTAGTGCATCTTTTTCATCCTCAGATAGATCCTCTTGTAAAATTTCTTCTGCTTCTGGCTCTGGAGACGTTCCTTTTAACAACGCATCTATTTCCTCTTGTGAAAGCATATCTCCCATTCTAGTCATCTCCCTTCTCTACAACATCTTCTATTTGTATAGCCATTTTTTTCTTTTTGCTTCCTGGTTTTCCATAATACTTTAATTGATTCTCTACCAAGATTTTTACAGGTTCTTGAATCAATGTATCTAATTCAATGACATCTCCTATTTGAAGATCTAAAAATTCACTTACAGTGATATGGGTGCTGCCTAGAACAGCTCTAATAGATGCTTGTGTTTTTTCTATTCGATGAACCAATATTTCTTCATCTTCTATGGTTCTTTCCTTATTTGTATTTGTAAACCAAAGTCTTGTATTTAACTTTGGCAATATAGGTTCAATTACTAAGTGTGGAATGCATAAATTAACCATTCCTTCTACTTCTCCAATTTTGATGCTTAAAGTAACCAAAGCTATTGTTTCACTAGGTGAAACAATTTGTGCAAACTGAGAATTTGTTTCAATTTTTTCAAGTTTTGGTTCTAACTCTACTACATTTTCCCAAGGTTCTTGAAAAAGCTTTAAAATTTGCTTTACTAATTTTTTTAACAAAGAAATTTCTATTTCTGTAAAATTTCTCGTTTCTTCCATTGGTTTTCCATTGCCTCCTAAAATTCTATCAATGATGACAAAGGCAACTTCTGCTGTAATATCTAAAATAATTTGGCCTTCTAATGGTGCAAAATCAATGATTGCTAAAACAGCAGGATTAGATACAGAATTAATAAATTCATGGCTAGATAATTGTTCTACACTTAACACTTCAACTTGTGCTAAGCTTCTTAAGTATCCAGACAAAAAAGTGTTTAATGATCTTG containing:
- the fliM gene encoding flagellar motor switch protein FliM codes for the protein MSDVLSQSEIDALIQALSSGEVDAQEITAETQEAKVKKYDFRRPDKFAKDQLRTLQIIHENFARSLNTFLSGYLRSLAQVEVLSVEQLSSHEFINSVSNPAVLAIIDFAPLEGQIILDITAEVAFVIIDRILGGNGKPMEETRNFTEIEISLLKKLVKQILKLFQEPWENVVELEPKLEKIETNSQFAQIVSPSETIALVTLSIKIGEVEGMVNLCIPHLVIEPILPKLNTRLWFTNTNKERTIEDEEILVHRIEKTQASIRAVLGSTHITVSEFLDLQIGDVIELDTLIQEPVKILVENQLKYYGKPGSKKKKMAIQIEDVVEKGDD
- the fliY gene encoding flagellar motor switch phosphatase FliY codes for the protein MGDMLSQEEIDALLKGTSPEPEAEEILQEDLSEDEKDALGEIGNISMGTSATTLFTLLGQKVTITTPKVSVLTMDELAQQYPLPFVVVEVRYKEGIEGTNLLVLQEDDVKIITDLMMGGSGTNVTGDLTELHLSAIGEAMNQMVGSASTSLSEMFHSKIDIHPPKALSVNFSSGAQHFESINHSDRIVKVAFRMVVGDIIDSEIMQIIPIDFARELVHNLLSGTSTNFENYEQNNTNSSYEQNLSTTSTQPQYNMPTQEQEIGAHYNQAPQQTNMNRREPVNVQPAQFPSFDEGFSSTEKENISLIRDVPLEITVELGRTSRKISEILSFAQGTVIELDKLVGEPLDILVNGQFMAKGEVVVIDENYGVRITDMVHPTKRINKLK
- a CDS encoding response regulator, with product MSKGILVVDDAAFMRMMVKDVLIKYGFDVVGEAENGAKAIEKYKELDPELVIMDITMPEVDGIQAVKEIKKINPGAKIIMCSAMGQQAMVIEAIQAGAGDFIVKPFQADRVVEAVKKVLG